In a genomic window of Streptomyces pristinaespiralis:
- a CDS encoding molybdopterin oxidoreductase family protein yields MEESVDRIAEPWGGRTPYPRHGAWPTRVDTHLARGVAEHEVQRWVQSASILHSDGDAMDIAVKDGRMVGVRGRAVDRVNRGRLGPKDLFAWQANASPDRLTRPLIRQDGRLVETDWPTAMDRVVARSRELLDERGPGSIGFYTSGQLFLEEYYTLAVLARAGIRTNHLDGNTRLCTSTAAEALKESFGCDGQPGSYDDIDHADVIALFGHNLAETQPVQWMRVLDRLEGADPPRLVCVDPRPTQVARHATVHLAPRVGTNVALLNALLHETIRHDRVDHAYIEAHTVGFEELAARVKDCTAEWAAAVCDVPARLIVEAAEVLGGADRLLSTVLQGVYQSHQATAAAVQINNLHLIRGMLGRPGAGVLQMNGQPTAQNTRECGANGDLPGFRNWENDEHVADLAEVWNVEPATIPHYAPPTHAMQIFRYAEQGSVRMLWISGTNPAVSLPELARIRSILSGERLFVVVQDLFLTETAQLADVVLPAATWGEKTGTFTNADRTVHLSDKAVEPPGEARPDLDIFLDYAARMDFRDKDGGPLIPWHDPESAFEAWKRCSAGRPCDYTGLSYGLLRGGSGIQWPCTKDDPSGTPRLYTDGISWAHPDRCEAYGKDLVTGASTSVVEYRSLNPDGKAMLKAAEFLPLHEAPSQDYPFQLTTGRTVYHFHTRTKTGRAPQLNAAAPDVWVEISEADAAARDLAEGDLVEVGSPRGSLRGRLRVTGLRRGTLFVPFHYGYWDTPAGSGPNATVPGRAANETTITDWDAASKQPLFKTAAATLTLVEKGGGQHSPAPTTTASRPGRDAGVPATQGGPDALARQTTDDRPAREGGRR; encoded by the coding sequence ATGGAAGAGTCGGTGGACCGGATCGCCGAGCCCTGGGGCGGTCGAACCCCGTACCCGCGGCACGGCGCGTGGCCGACCCGCGTCGACACCCACCTCGCCCGGGGCGTCGCGGAGCACGAGGTGCAGCGGTGGGTGCAGTCGGCCTCGATCCTGCACTCGGACGGGGACGCGATGGACATCGCCGTCAAGGACGGCCGCATGGTCGGTGTGCGGGGCAGGGCGGTCGACCGGGTCAACCGGGGCCGGCTGGGGCCCAAGGACCTCTTCGCCTGGCAGGCGAACGCCTCGCCCGACCGGCTGACGAGGCCGCTGATCCGCCAGGACGGACGGCTGGTGGAGACCGACTGGCCGACCGCGATGGACCGGGTCGTCGCCCGCTCCCGCGAGCTCCTCGACGAACGCGGCCCCGGCTCCATCGGCTTCTACACCTCGGGCCAGTTGTTCCTGGAGGAGTACTACACCCTCGCGGTCCTGGCCCGGGCCGGCATCCGGACGAACCACCTCGACGGCAACACCCGACTGTGCACCTCCACCGCCGCGGAGGCTCTCAAGGAGTCCTTCGGCTGCGACGGACAGCCGGGCAGCTACGACGACATCGACCACGCCGACGTGATCGCCCTGTTCGGCCACAACCTGGCAGAGACGCAGCCGGTGCAGTGGATGCGCGTGCTCGACCGGCTGGAGGGGGCCGATCCGCCGCGGCTGGTCTGCGTCGATCCGCGCCCCACCCAGGTGGCACGCCACGCCACGGTGCACCTCGCGCCGCGCGTCGGGACCAATGTGGCGCTCCTCAACGCGCTGCTGCACGAGACGATCCGTCACGACCGGGTGGACCACGCGTACATCGAGGCACACACGGTCGGCTTCGAGGAGCTCGCCGCGCGGGTGAAGGACTGCACCGCCGAGTGGGCGGCCGCCGTCTGCGACGTACCCGCCAGGCTGATCGTGGAGGCGGCGGAAGTGCTCGGCGGCGCCGACCGGCTGCTCTCCACGGTGCTTCAGGGCGTCTACCAGTCCCATCAGGCGACGGCGGCCGCCGTCCAGATCAACAACCTGCACCTGATCCGCGGGATGCTCGGACGGCCGGGCGCCGGGGTGCTGCAGATGAACGGGCAGCCCACCGCCCAGAACACCAGGGAGTGCGGCGCCAACGGCGACCTGCCGGGATTCCGGAACTGGGAGAACGACGAGCACGTGGCCGACCTGGCCGAGGTGTGGAACGTCGAACCGGCCACGATCCCGCACTACGCTCCGCCCACCCATGCCATGCAGATCTTCCGCTACGCCGAGCAGGGCTCCGTCCGGATGCTGTGGATCAGCGGCACCAACCCGGCCGTCTCACTGCCCGAGCTCGCACGGATCCGCTCGATCCTCTCCGGCGAAAGACTGTTCGTGGTGGTGCAGGACCTGTTCCTCACCGAGACCGCCCAACTGGCCGACGTCGTCCTGCCGGCGGCGACCTGGGGCGAGAAGACCGGCACCTTCACCAACGCGGACCGCACCGTCCACCTGTCCGACAAGGCCGTGGAGCCGCCCGGCGAGGCCAGGCCCGACCTGGACATCTTCCTCGACTACGCCGCCCGCATGGACTTCCGCGACAAGGACGGCGGCCCGCTGATCCCCTGGCACGATCCCGAGTCCGCGTTCGAGGCGTGGAAGCGCTGCAGCGCCGGCCGGCCCTGCGACTACACCGGTCTTTCGTACGGCCTGCTCCGCGGCGGCAGCGGAATCCAGTGGCCCTGCACCAAGGACGACCCCTCCGGCACGCCGCGTCTGTACACCGACGGGATCAGCTGGGCGCACCCCGACCGCTGCGAGGCCTACGGCAAGGACCTGGTGACCGGCGCCTCGACGAGCGTCGTCGAGTACCGCTCGCTCAACCCCGACGGAAAGGCCATGCTCAAGGCCGCCGAGTTCCTGCCGCTGCACGAGGCACCGAGCCAGGACTACCCGTTCCAGCTGACGACGGGGCGCACCGTCTACCACTTCCACACCCGCACGAAGACCGGACGCGCACCGCAGCTGAACGCGGCCGCGCCCGACGTGTGGGTGGAGATCTCCGAGGCCGACGCCGCCGCACGAGACCTCGCCGAGGGAGACCTCGTCGAGGTCGGCTCCCCGCGAGGCTCCCTGCGGGGGCGGCTGCGCGTGACCGGACTGCGGCGGGGAACGCTGTTCGTGCCCTTCCACTACGGCTACTGGGACACGCCCGCCGGCTCCGGCCCCAACGCCACCGTCCCGGGCCGGGCGGCCAACGAGACCACCATCACGGACTGGGACGCGGCCTCCAAGCAGCCGCTGTTCAAGACCGCCGCCGCGACGCTCACCCTCGTGGAGAAGGGCGGCGGGCAGCACTCTCCCGCCCCCACGACCACAGCCTCCCGGCCCGGCCGTGACGCCGGCGTCCCCGCGACGCAAGGCGGCCCCGACGCCCTCGCGCGGCAGACGACGGACGACCGGCCGGCGCGGGAAGGGGGCCGGCGGTGA
- a CDS encoding SDR family NAD(P)-dependent oxidoreductase produces MLITGASSGIGAAVATRFAATAGWRLLLHGRDAERLDQVAARTGGTALRADLTDPASASRIAAAAIGSAGRVDVLVAAAGVGWAGPFTDIPASAIDEVLAVDLASVVHLVRHLLPQMIERGRGRIVLLGSIAGAVGVGDEAVYSAAKAALGTFADSLAYELRGTGVTICLVLPGIVDTPFFERRGTPPRRSGLKALTPEEVADAVWRAVMMRPRAEIFLPRWLRLPARIHGAVPLVFRRLAERFG; encoded by the coding sequence ATGCTGATCACCGGGGCGTCCTCCGGCATCGGGGCCGCCGTCGCGACCCGTTTCGCCGCCACCGCGGGCTGGCGGCTGCTCCTGCACGGACGTGACGCGGAGCGACTGGACCAGGTGGCGGCGCGCACAGGCGGAACCGCCCTGCGGGCCGACCTGACCGACCCGGCGAGCGCGAGCCGGATCGCCGCAGCGGCCATCGGATCCGCCGGCCGCGTGGACGTCCTGGTGGCGGCGGCCGGCGTCGGCTGGGCGGGGCCGTTCACCGACATACCGGCTTCGGCGATCGACGAGGTGCTGGCCGTCGACCTGGCGTCCGTGGTGCACCTGGTGCGTCACCTCCTGCCGCAGATGATCGAGCGGGGCAGGGGACGCATCGTGCTGCTGGGTTCCATCGCCGGTGCGGTGGGCGTCGGCGACGAGGCCGTGTACTCGGCCGCCAAGGCGGCGCTGGGCACCTTCGCCGACAGTCTCGCGTACGAACTGAGAGGGACCGGCGTGACGATCTGCCTGGTGCTGCCCGGCATCGTCGACACGCCGTTCTTCGAACGGCGCGGTACCCCGCCCCGTCGCTCCGGTCTGAAGGCCCTCACGCCGGAGGAGGTGGCCGACGCGGTCTGGCGTGCGGTGATGATGCGGCCTCGTGCCGAGATCTTCCTGCCGAGGTGGCTGCGGCTGCCGGCCCGCATCCACGGAGCGGTGCCCCTCGTGTTCCGGCGGCTGGCCGAGCGCTTCGGCTGA
- a CDS encoding MGDG synthase family glycosyltransferase yields the protein MGGRFMVLSAGMGAGHDAVAGEMARRLAASGHEVLVRDVLTLLPPGAGRALRASYRFSVRHAPGLYAGVHAVFLAPRNGAGRPPSRRGPLTEMAPLTALAEGRLGALVRDRRPDAVVSTFHLAGQITGRMRDRGTLAVPSAVFVTDFAVHRGWLHPGNDLYLCVTDTCAQAVRAATGRPAAAPGPVVPPEFGRPAAQDPPGWADGRPPVLICTGAWGVGSGLTRTAEVLARHGCLPVLLCGRDERLRRRAGAVPGAVALGWVDDLPELMAHARLLIDNAAGQTAVQALAAGVPVIGYRPIAGHGVKGVRAMAAEGVTAWAGSIGDLVARVRELVAPGATRDRQVARAAALFRGDAARLVAALPGGGPPGA from the coding sequence ATGGGCGGGCGCTTCATGGTGCTCAGTGCGGGCATGGGGGCCGGTCACGACGCGGTCGCCGGTGAGATGGCGCGCAGGCTCGCCGCTTCGGGCCACGAGGTGCTGGTGCGGGACGTGCTGACCCTCCTGCCGCCCGGTGCCGGACGGGCCCTGCGGGCGTCGTACCGCTTCTCCGTACGACATGCTCCCGGTCTCTACGCGGGCGTCCACGCGGTGTTCCTCGCGCCGCGGAACGGCGCGGGCCGGCCGCCGTCACGCCGCGGCCCGCTCACGGAAATGGCCCCGCTGACCGCACTCGCGGAGGGCCGGCTGGGCGCGCTCGTCCGCGACCGGCGCCCCGACGCCGTGGTGTCGACCTTCCATCTGGCCGGTCAGATCACCGGCCGGATGCGCGACCGCGGCACCCTGGCGGTCCCGAGCGCGGTCTTCGTCACCGACTTCGCCGTGCACCGCGGCTGGCTCCACCCGGGCAACGACCTGTATCTGTGCGTCACCGACACGTGCGCGCAGGCGGTACGCGCGGCGACCGGCCGGCCGGCGGCCGCCCCCGGGCCGGTGGTGCCGCCGGAGTTCGGCCGTCCGGCCGCGCAGGACCCGCCCGGCTGGGCCGACGGCCGGCCGCCGGTACTGATCTGCACCGGAGCGTGGGGCGTGGGGTCCGGGCTGACACGCACCGCGGAGGTGCTCGCGCGCCACGGCTGCCTCCCCGTGCTGCTGTGCGGCCGTGACGAACGGCTGCGCCGCCGGGCGGGCGCGGTGCCGGGCGCCGTCGCGCTGGGCTGGGTGGACGATCTGCCGGAACTGATGGCCCACGCACGGCTGTTGATCGACAACGCGGCCGGCCAGACCGCGGTGCAGGCTCTCGCCGCGGGCGTTCCCGTCATCGGCTACCGGCCGATCGCCGGCCACGGGGTCAAGGGCGTGCGCGCGATGGCGGCGGAGGGCGTGACGGCGTGGGCGGGCAGCATCGGCGACCTGGTGGCCCGTGTACGTGAGTTGGTGGCGCCGGGTGCGACGAGGGACCGTCAGGTCGCGCGCGCCGCGGCCTTGTTCCGCGGCGACGCGGCGCGCCTCGTCGCCGCCCTGCCCGGCGGCGGTCCGCCGGGCGCCTGA
- a CDS encoding DMT family transporter, translating into MTALSVCLALLAALANAAASVLQRRALADMPTTTAMALLRRPGWMWGAAMLVVSGALQALALATGPLAVVQPVMSTELLFTLLVGGIAFRRRPDRRTQVAFVAMAVGLGGFLALAAPSGGRDTVPAAHWAWAGLSLAAAVAVLIAVSIRLPSSPRAAVLGTATAIGFACTAVLLKDALGRLPEGVGAVFTTWQLYAAMAVGLGSFLLLQVALRAGSLAASQPALTLGDALLSVVLGVVLFQENLNLEWRTPLEVLALGLLIGGCVELARSPLIGEDAEGTGKW; encoded by the coding sequence ATGACGGCACTGTCCGTCTGCCTGGCGCTGCTCGCCGCGCTCGCCAACGCCGCGGCCTCCGTGCTCCAGAGGCGGGCGCTCGCGGACATGCCCACCACGACGGCCATGGCGCTGCTGCGTCGGCCGGGGTGGATGTGGGGCGCGGCGATGCTCGTCGTGTCGGGGGCTCTGCAGGCGCTGGCGCTGGCGACCGGGCCGCTCGCCGTGGTGCAGCCGGTGATGAGCACGGAACTGCTGTTCACCCTGCTGGTCGGAGGCATCGCCTTCCGGCGCCGGCCCGACCGGCGCACCCAGGTGGCGTTCGTGGCGATGGCGGTCGGCCTCGGCGGGTTCCTCGCGCTGGCCGCCCCGTCCGGCGGCCGCGATACGGTGCCGGCCGCGCACTGGGCATGGGCCGGGCTCTCCCTCGCCGCCGCGGTCGCCGTGCTGATCGCGGTCTCGATCCGGCTTCCGTCCTCTCCGCGCGCGGCGGTGCTGGGCACCGCGACGGCGATCGGCTTCGCCTGCACCGCCGTGCTGTTGAAGGACGCGCTGGGCCGGCTGCCGGAGGGCGTCGGCGCGGTGTTCACGACCTGGCAGCTGTACGCGGCCATGGCCGTGGGACTCGGCAGTTTCCTGCTGCTCCAGGTGGCGCTCCGGGCGGGTTCGCTGGCTGCCTCGCAGCCCGCGCTGACGCTGGGTGACGCCCTGCTGAGCGTGGTGCTGGGAGTGGTGCTGTTCCAGGAGAACCTGAACCTGGAGTGGCGTACGCCGCTGGAGGTGCTGGCACTCGGCCTGCTGATCGGCGGCTGTGTGGAACTGGCCAGGTCCCCGCTCATCGGGGAGGACGCGGAGGGTACGGGGAAATGGTGA
- a CDS encoding polysaccharide deacetylase family protein, with protein sequence MVSPMNGSTAALAVTGAALVAAGAHIGPAATWLPGVRGALAPVLDGRGDGDRVALTFDDGPDPGSTPHFLRALDELSVRATFFVLGSRLAQHPGLGRRMAAEGHELAVHGWHHERPWYPRPSRDVRDLARTADLVTEICGERPLWYRPAYGILTGGRWYAARANALRPVLWTSWGRDWTAEATPGSVRAELGRTLRGGATVLLHDTDAMSAPGSWRAALGALGPVVADCRARGLSVGRLRDHGLPPR encoded by the coding sequence ATGGTGAGCCCCATGAACGGATCCACCGCCGCCCTGGCGGTCACGGGAGCGGCGCTCGTCGCGGCCGGCGCGCACATCGGGCCCGCGGCGACCTGGCTTCCCGGCGTGCGCGGCGCTCTCGCCCCCGTGCTCGACGGGCGTGGCGACGGGGACCGGGTGGCGCTGACGTTCGACGACGGACCCGACCCCGGCAGCACACCGCACTTCCTGCGGGCCCTGGACGAACTCTCCGTACGGGCGACCTTCTTCGTGCTCGGGAGCCGGCTCGCGCAGCACCCCGGACTGGGCAGGCGGATGGCGGCGGAGGGCCACGAACTGGCCGTGCACGGCTGGCACCACGAGCGGCCCTGGTACCCGCGGCCGTCGCGGGACGTACGTGACCTGGCCCGCACGGCGGACCTGGTCACGGAGATCTGCGGCGAGCGGCCGCTCTGGTACCGGCCCGCCTACGGGATCCTCACCGGCGGGCGGTGGTACGCGGCCAGGGCCAACGCGCTGCGCCCGGTGCTGTGGACGTCCTGGGGGCGTGACTGGACGGCCGAGGCGACGCCCGGGAGCGTGCGCGCGGAACTGGGCAGGACCCTGCGGGGCGGGGCGACGGTGCTGCTGCACGACACCGACGCGATGAGCGCTCCCGGCTCGTGGCGAGCGGCTCTCGGGGCGCTCGGCCCGGTCGTGGCGGACTGCCGGGCACGCGGGCTGTCCGTCGGCCGGCTCCGCGATCACGGTCTGCCCCCTCGCTGA
- a CDS encoding DeoR/GlpR family DNA-binding transcription regulator has translation MFAAERQQEIMRLARESGRVDVLSLAEEFQVTAETVRRDLKALDRAGLVRRVHGGAIPAEHLDFEPDLAERDTVAADEKERIARAALGELPGDGSVILDAGTTSARLAAGIPVESGLTVVTHALPVAARLADHPGIALHLVGGRVRHRTRAAVDAWALRAYGEIKADVVFLATNGFEVEGGLTTPDLAEAAVKRAAIAAARRVVLLADSTKFGQQHFARFGDLANVDLLITDTGLSTDDARSIERQGTEVVRA, from the coding sequence ATGTTCGCTGCGGAGCGTCAGCAGGAGATCATGCGCCTGGCCCGCGAAAGCGGTCGGGTGGATGTGCTGTCCCTCGCCGAGGAGTTCCAGGTCACCGCGGAAACCGTGCGACGCGACCTGAAGGCCCTCGACCGGGCAGGGCTGGTGCGGCGTGTGCACGGCGGCGCCATCCCGGCCGAGCACCTCGACTTCGAGCCCGACCTCGCGGAGCGGGACACGGTCGCCGCCGACGAGAAGGAACGGATCGCGCGGGCCGCGCTGGGCGAGCTGCCCGGCGACGGCAGCGTGATCCTGGACGCCGGCACCACGTCCGCACGACTGGCGGCCGGTATCCCGGTGGAATCCGGGCTGACCGTCGTCACCCACGCGCTGCCGGTCGCCGCCCGCCTCGCCGACCACCCCGGCATCGCCCTCCACCTGGTCGGCGGGCGCGTCCGGCACCGCACCCGCGCCGCCGTCGACGCCTGGGCCCTGCGCGCGTACGGCGAGATCAAGGCGGACGTCGTCTTCCTCGCCACCAACGGTTTCGAGGTCGAGGGCGGCCTGACCACCCCCGACCTGGCGGAGGCGGCCGTCAAGCGGGCCGCGATCGCCGCCGCACGCCGGGTCGTCCTGCTCGCCGACTCCACCAAGTTCGGGCAGCAGCACTTCGCGCGCTTCGGTGACCTGGCCAACGTGGACCTGCTGATCACCGACACGGGTCTGAGCACCGACGACGCACGCTCCATCGAGCGGCAGGGCACGGAGGTCGTCCGCGCATGA
- the pfkB gene encoding 1-phosphofructokinase, translating to MILTVTPNPSLDRTYELPSLDRGAVLRAAGDRVDPGGKGVNVSRAVAAAGHRTVAVVPLGGPEGALLDRLLGEHGIEAAGVPVAGSTRVNITLVERDGTLTKVNAAGPDLAPAEAEALLETVRTRSAEADWIACCGSLPRGLRPEWYAELVARTHRAGARVALDTSGAALTAALRERPDVVKPNAEELAEAVGRPLATVGDAVKAAEELRDRGAGAVLASLGADGQLLVDDTGVWFGQAPADAVRSNVGAGDASLAGFLTAGGAGPAALAAAVAHGTAAVQLPGSVMPSPADLDPEAVTVTASVPLDRVLGEPAS from the coding sequence ATGATCCTCACCGTCACTCCCAACCCGAGCCTGGACCGCACCTACGAACTGCCGTCCCTGGACCGCGGAGCCGTGCTGCGCGCGGCCGGGGACCGGGTCGACCCCGGCGGCAAGGGCGTCAACGTCTCCCGGGCCGTCGCCGCGGCCGGCCACCGCACCGTCGCCGTCGTACCGCTCGGCGGCCCGGAGGGCGCGCTGCTCGACCGGCTGCTCGGCGAGCACGGCATCGAGGCCGCCGGCGTCCCCGTCGCCGGTTCGACCCGGGTCAACATCACCCTCGTCGAGCGTGACGGCACACTGACCAAGGTCAACGCCGCCGGACCCGACCTCGCCCCGGCGGAGGCGGAGGCGCTGCTGGAGACCGTCCGCACCCGCTCGGCGGAGGCGGACTGGATCGCCTGCTGCGGAAGCCTGCCGCGCGGCCTGCGTCCCGAGTGGTACGCGGAACTCGTGGCACGGACCCACCGGGCCGGTGCCCGTGTCGCCCTCGACACGTCCGGAGCCGCCCTGACCGCCGCGCTGCGGGAGCGGCCCGACGTGGTCAAACCCAACGCGGAGGAACTCGCGGAAGCCGTCGGCCGGCCGCTGGCCACCGTCGGCGACGCCGTCAAGGCGGCGGAGGAACTGCGCGACCGGGGCGCCGGTGCGGTGCTGGCCAGCCTGGGCGCGGACGGCCAGCTGCTCGTGGACGACACCGGCGTCTGGTTCGGCCAGGCCCCGGCCGACGCCGTCCGCAGCAACGTCGGCGCCGGGGACGCCTCCCTCGCCGGCTTCCTCACCGCGGGCGGCGCCGGCCCCGCCGCCCTTGCGGCCGCGGTCGCCCACGGCACCGCCGCCGTGCAACTGCCGGGCAGTGTCATGCCGTCACCGGCCGACCTGGACCCGGAAGCGGTGACGGTCACCGCTTCCGTCCCCCTCGACCGCGTCCTCGGGGAGCCGGCGTCATGA
- a CDS encoding PTS fructose transporter subunit IIABC, giving the protein MSELITAELVDVDLAAETKQTAARSLAERMVAAGRVTDLDGFLADVAAREAQMPTGLDGGIGIPHCRSEHVTAPTLAFGRSARGIDFGAPDGPADLIFLIAAPAGADDDHLTILSALARRLMDAEFTDALRAERDPAAVAALIRGEEAPAPAGATGAPEAAGEVPAAAAPEAAGEVPAAAAPFRIVAVTSCPTGIAHTYMAAESLQKAGEAAGVDVVVETQGSAGFTRLDPGVIAAADAVILAHDVEVREKDRFAGKPTVDVGVKAAINRPAELIADVRGKAARGETTAAAAATAPMDTGAPGDHFGTRLRKWLMTGVSYMVPFVAAGGLLIALAFAIGGYEINSAPSVAEHFVWTEAASWAALLFQTGGAAFGFLVPVLAGYIAYGMVDRPGLVPGFVGGAIAVTINAGFLGGLAAGLIAGAVVMAIQRVRVPAVLRGVMPVVVIPLISAAVVGFLMFIVVGKPIASLQKAMTDWLSGLSGGNAVLLGVLLGLMMCFDLGGPVNKVAYAFAVGGLATPTDGSLKVMAAVMAAGMVPPLGMALATTVRAKLFTKAEQDNGKAAWVLGASFISEGAIPFAAADPLRVIPSAMAGGAVTGALSMAFGATLRAPHGGIFVVPLIGGPLVYLLAIAAGTVVTAGLVVLLKSRRKPAGSAATAPAAPEAADPKVPAAA; this is encoded by the coding sequence ATGAGTGAGTTGATCACCGCAGAACTGGTCGACGTCGACCTGGCCGCCGAGACCAAGCAGACCGCCGCCCGGTCCCTCGCAGAGCGGATGGTCGCGGCCGGCCGCGTCACCGACCTCGACGGCTTCCTCGCCGACGTGGCGGCCCGCGAGGCGCAGATGCCGACCGGACTCGACGGCGGCATCGGCATTCCGCACTGCCGGAGCGAGCACGTCACCGCCCCCACCCTCGCTTTCGGCCGCAGCGCCAGGGGGATCGACTTCGGCGCCCCGGACGGGCCCGCCGACCTGATCTTCCTGATAGCCGCGCCGGCGGGCGCCGACGACGACCACCTGACGATTCTCTCCGCCCTGGCCCGGCGGCTCATGGACGCGGAGTTCACCGACGCGCTGCGCGCCGAGCGAGACCCGGCGGCGGTCGCGGCCCTGATCCGTGGCGAGGAGGCCCCGGCGCCGGCCGGGGCCACCGGTGCTCCCGAGGCCGCCGGTGAGGTTCCGGCCGCGGCCGCCCCCGAGGCCGCCGGTGAGGTTCCGGCCGCGGCCGCCCCCTTCCGGATCGTGGCCGTCACCTCCTGTCCCACCGGGATCGCCCACACCTACATGGCCGCCGAGTCGCTGCAGAAGGCCGGCGAGGCCGCGGGCGTCGACGTCGTCGTCGAGACCCAGGGTTCCGCCGGATTCACCCGCCTCGACCCGGGGGTGATCGCCGCAGCCGACGCCGTGATCCTCGCGCACGACGTGGAGGTCAGGGAGAAGGACCGGTTCGCCGGCAAGCCGACCGTCGACGTCGGCGTCAAGGCCGCCATCAACCGGCCCGCCGAACTCATCGCGGACGTACGCGGCAAGGCCGCCCGCGGTGAGACCACCGCCGCGGCCGCCGCCACGGCGCCCATGGACACCGGCGCCCCCGGCGACCACTTCGGCACCCGGCTGCGCAAGTGGCTGATGACCGGAGTCAGCTACATGGTGCCGTTCGTCGCCGCGGGCGGTCTCCTCATCGCCCTGGCCTTCGCCATCGGCGGATACGAGATCAACAGCGCCCCCTCGGTCGCCGAGCACTTCGTGTGGACGGAGGCCGCCAGTTGGGCCGCCCTGCTCTTCCAGACCGGCGGCGCCGCGTTCGGCTTCCTGGTTCCCGTCCTCGCCGGATACATCGCGTACGGCATGGTCGACCGGCCCGGTCTCGTACCAGGGTTCGTGGGCGGCGCCATCGCCGTCACCATCAACGCGGGCTTCCTCGGCGGACTCGCCGCCGGCCTCATCGCGGGCGCCGTGGTGATGGCGATCCAGCGCGTCCGTGTGCCGGCCGTGCTGCGCGGCGTCATGCCGGTGGTCGTGATCCCGCTGATCTCCGCCGCGGTCGTCGGGTTCCTGATGTTCATCGTCGTCGGCAAACCGATCGCCTCCCTCCAGAAGGCCATGACCGACTGGCTGAGCGGCCTGTCCGGCGGCAACGCCGTGCTGCTCGGCGTCCTGCTCGGCCTGATGATGTGCTTCGACCTCGGCGGCCCGGTCAACAAGGTGGCCTACGCCTTCGCGGTGGGCGGCCTCGCGACCCCCACCGACGGCAGCCTCAAGGTCATGGCCGCGGTGATGGCGGCCGGAATGGTCCCGCCGCTCGGCATGGCACTGGCGACGACCGTGCGCGCGAAACTCTTCACCAAGGCGGAGCAGGACAACGGCAAGGCGGCCTGGGTCCTCGGCGCCTCGTTCATCAGCGAAGGCGCGATCCCGTTCGCAGCGGCCGACCCGCTGCGGGTCATTCCCTCCGCGATGGCCGGCGGCGCGGTCACCGGCGCCCTCTCGATGGCCTTCGGCGCCACGCTGCGCGCACCGCACGGTGGCATCTTCGTGGTCCCGCTGATCGGCGGACCGCTGGTCTACCTGCTGGCCATCGCCGCGGGCACCGTGGTCACCGCCGGTCTGGTGGTCCTCCTCAAGAGCCGCCGCAAGCCGGCCGGGTCGGCGGCCACCGCCCCGGCCGCCCCCGAGGCCGCGGACCCCAAGGTCCCGGCGGCCGCCTGA
- a CDS encoding HPr family phosphocarrier protein, with protein MPQRTVVIGSRSGLHARPASVFVQAAARQPVRVTVARDGGSPVDARSLLSVLALGAKHGESLVLSAEGDGAEAAVEELATLVAADLDAQEQR; from the coding sequence ATGCCCCAGCGCACCGTCGTCATCGGCTCCCGCTCCGGACTTCACGCCCGGCCCGCGTCGGTCTTCGTCCAGGCCGCCGCCCGCCAGCCCGTCAGGGTGACCGTGGCCCGCGACGGAGGCTCCCCGGTCGACGCCCGCAGCCTGCTGTCGGTGCTGGCGCTCGGCGCCAAGCACGGTGAATCCCTGGTGCTGTCCGCCGAGGGCGACGGCGCGGAGGCCGCCGTCGAGGAACTGGCGACGCTCGTCGCCGCCGACCTCGACGCCCAGGAGCAGCGGTGA